From the Flavobacterium gyeonganense genome, the window TTACTGAATTGGGAGAGAAATACAAAAAAGATCCAATGAAGAAACAGCAGGAGACAATGAAATTGTACAATAAAGCAGGAGTAAATCCAATGGCAGGTTGTATTCCGGCATTGATTCAGCTTCCTTTTATGTATGCATCATTTCAGTTCTTCCCTTCTGCTTTTGAGTTAAGACAAAAAGGTTTCCTTTGGGCTGATGATTTATCATCTTTTGACTCTGTTTTAAAATTACCATTTCATATTCCATTGTATGGAGACCACATCAGTTTGTTCCCGATTTTGGCAGCAATAGCTATTTTCTTCTACATGAAAATGACCTCAGGAGATCAGCAGATGGCAGCTCCGCAGCAGGAAGGAATGCCGGACATGGCAAAAATGATGAAAATCATGATTTACGTTTCGCCACTAATGATGTTGATTTTCTTCAATAGTTATGGTGCAGGATTGAGTTTGTATAACTTTATTTCCAACTTGATTACAATCGGAATTATGTTTGTAATTAAGAATTATATTGTTGACAGTGATAAAATCCATGCTCAGATCCAGGAAAACAAACAAAGAGAACCTAAAAAACCTAGTAAGTTTCAACAGCGTCTTCAGGAAGTAATGGAGCAGCAGGAAGCAGCTAAAAAAGCTCAGAACAAAAAGAAATAATATTTCAGAATATATATTATTGCAATAAAAAGGTCGAAATTTAATTTCGACCTTTTTTGTATAAAATAATATTGATGTTAATAATTTATTCCCATTGAGATAAGTCTTTTCTATATGTTTTTCTTTGACAATGAATTGTTGGATCAAAATTCTTCCACAAAAGATGAATGGCGTTATTTTCAAGTAATTCAGGTGTTCTAATGCAGTTACGGATGCCTTTTTCCGAAAAGGTTTTATAGTATTCGTCAAAGATAATTGCTGTAACGCCCTTGTTTTGATATTCAGGATGGATTCCGATAAGGTAAAAAACAACGTCCTTACTGTGTTTTTTTGCCCTTAATAAATGAAGAAAACCAAATGGAAAGAGCTTTCCTTTTATTTTTTGTAAAGCTTCAGTAAAACTTGGCATTACAATACTGAATGCTATTAATTTATCATCTTTGTCCATCACAAACTTAATATATTCAGGATTGATAAAACTAATATATTTCTTTTTAAAATACTCTTTCTGGACATCAGATATGGCGACAAACGAAGCTAATTTTTCGTATGACTCATTAAACAAATCAAACATTTTGTCAACATGGGGCATAATGTCTTTTGTCTTTGTAAAAGTTAATGCTCTTAAGCCATATCTCTTTTTTATGAGTTCCTGTGCTTTCTGGAAAAATTCTGGTTTAACATTTGAGAAAGGGAAAATGCTTTCTATATATTGTTTTTCAACCTGAAAGCCTAATTGCTCAAAATGTGAAACATAGTAAGCATGATTATACCAGGTAATCATTGTTCCGATCTGGTCAAAGCCTTCTGTTAAAACTCCAACTTTGTCTAAATTTGAAAAACCCATTGGGCCTTCGATGTGTTCCAGATTATTCTGTTTACCCAATTCATACACTTTTTCCAGTAAAGCTTTAGTAACTTCGATGTCATCAATAACATCAAACCATCCAAAGCGGACTTTCTTTTTATGTTGGTTATTTACTTCTGCCCAATTAATAATAGCTGTAATTCTTCCAACAACTTTATCATCTTTATAGGCCATATAAAAATAAGCCTCGGCATGTTCAAAAGCAGGGTTTTTTGTTTTGTCAAATGACTCTAATTCATCTGCAATAATAGGTGGCACCCAATATGGATTATTCTTATATAAGGTAAAAGGAAATTTGATGTATTCTGTTAATTCCTTTTTTGTTTTAGC encodes:
- a CDS encoding GTP cyclohydrolase; protein product: MITIKEAKTKKELTEYIKFPFTLYKNNPYWVPPIIADELESFDKTKNPAFEHAEAYFYMAYKDDKVVGRITAIINWAEVNNQHKKKVRFGWFDVIDDIEVTKALLEKVYELGKQNNLEHIEGPMGFSNLDKVGVLTEGFDQIGTMITWYNHAYYVSHFEQLGFQVEKQYIESIFPFSNVKPEFFQKAQELIKKRYGLRALTFTKTKDIMPHVDKMFDLFNESYEKLASFVAISDVQKEYFKKKYISFINPEYIKFVMDKDDKLIAFSIVMPSFTEALQKIKGKLFPFGFLHLLRAKKHSKDVVFYLIGIHPEYQNKGVTAIIFDEYYKTFSEKGIRNCIRTPELLENNAIHLLWKNFDPTIHCQRKTYRKDLSQWE